The Rhopalosiphum maidis isolate BTI-1 chromosome 4, ASM367621v3, whole genome shotgun sequence region tttatgggtgatttttttaaatagcaaattatgagatttttaataataagttataaaaaaaaaaaaaaataactatttaagtttgattatttgtatttaagttaACACACAATTTACGAATTATACCGTTATCTgcattcgataaaaaaatgtgagccctgatgtaaaaataatatttttatgatctgTTTACCTTTGGTGTAATAACTCCACATCCATCTTAGAAGATGTATCATCTTCAAACAATacctgtaaaaataataaaccattgAACTAGTACTTAATTGGTACCTATTagctatttaatatacttatatacaacaaatacaaatatgaataaaatttagctcagataaatagaataaaagaaaaattttgatttttcatcaaatgtctgtgttaaataacatttcttgaatattttaacactaAACAGTGACGCATCGttgtttattaacaataacgataatcaataatttgacatcagaataaaatatgatattataatacggtaaattatgaatttttcgacagaaatatatgttatatcaatttcaaatattttccgtatgtatgtataataatagtattgtaataatgaacGACACTCTTACCCATCTGGATGTATCGTATTGCTGTCTAGGCAGAGGTTCTCCTGACAAGTCGATTAATTTCGCTTCTCTGACCTCTTGAGCCACGTCATCTGCAAAAATTATCATCgttatacttgtatttattgtgtatttactaTATGAATTGGGCTTTATCTGCCCTTTAGAAtggtctttttttattaatattaatattattattattattattattattcaatgagCATCACACGTGTGTGAAAAGTGAAATTTTTTCGTTCATACACAATGGACTGCGAAACAACGcttttgtatgttatattatgtatgcttTCGCTTTTCATCCAcgttacttatataaaattaccgCAACATGTCCCGAAATTGTGacttgtattacatattatcatatatcatatattatgatgggCTACATCTACACTTTTATTGCTTACACGCTTATTTTTTCTCGGATTTGAATCAAGAAAAATTGGATTCATAGTTGGTACACAATATTGGGTGtacattctaaaatatatccaTCAATGTAATGGTGTTTTACTTTAGAAAATACGAATTTAGATAtagataatgatattattttacacctatatagcatatatatataacacataacACCATATCGTTATCAACTACTTAATTGACAAACAAcactttatagttttttacgatttcaatttttcgtctatagtttattgttaaataattattttgtcgttcaaaaacaaaattaacgaTTATGTACAATTTGTCATGCACTAAAATTTGATACTGCAAGCCGGATCTActcaaagttaaaaacaataaaaagtaaacaaaattaaaaaaaaaaaaataaaaaaaaaacgttttcatcATAGACCGTCGACTGTACTATATatctaaattgtttataaacataaaacaccGTTTTGTTTAGATGTTATGTCTCTAAGTGGACCCGGCTTAATGTAGTAAATGGAATAGAATTAGTTCCTGTCGAGTGTCAGTTTATTGAAACCCTGATTTCAGAAATTGTCTATTTCTATATAGTCATTGATTAagtacattaaatacaatataactattacatatatatatatatatatatatatatatatatatatatatatatatatacctaagtatatCCTGCCACCAGGTATGGACATTCTATAAGCTTATGGGTGTTGGCCATTGAATTTATCACAGGTAatcgattaaaataaagtataattattttaaaacaataatacaaccaATAAATAAGGAATGACTAAATtaagttaacataatattattacgtatttttatagcattaatttaattatacactcGGTTAATACCCAACAAACCGTTTAAAGCAGCaatgaaaactttttaataacaatctaGCGGTGgtataaagtaaaatgtatgttgcgcatgattacataattttatattgttataatattttaaacgcgGAAGTttgtctttaaattttttttttttgaaaaacaatttccGGTTTTTAGCTGTCCACAATAATGACGTTTTCTGAAatgaaacataaaacattttaatttgcttttagtgaaaaaatttacatattttatatgtagagtgatgaatatttttaaatagtgaaGTTAGAAATGTTGTATACGCACTGTGTTTTACTGTCCCAATCAACCTAActactataacaataatcacAGCAATAGTAAAATTTAGTCTTTGACTTAcgcactaaaaaattaaacaccgaaatgaaaaaattagtaataacattataagcgAGAACTAAGCTAAAATGttgatagtaaaataaattaattatgaatctCATATCCGTCAAAGTGGCTGAAgactattttgaataaatgacCTGCATTATACCAATCATGTACGAAAACCAAAGTCGTGAGGTACTAACCCTAAGGTATAAATAGAGGTACCATTTGGATTGAACAACGAACGGACGTGAgcgataaaactataaaaattattgtctattagctgctaaaaaacaaataaactaaaCTAATATTGTTACAAAGAATCGGAGCAccgataatgaataataatttatcttcacATACTTAATAATCTTacgcaaataatatttaagatgagTATGGAttgtttttgcatttttttattgtgtgtaAGCGATTACCGTATTCATTTTCTCAATTCACACTGTTATAGttgtatctattatacataatttaactgtttttgtttaaaatgtttacaagtaGTTACCTTTAACTACCTAAGTATCAAATGACAAAGAAATTAAATCGAGTTATGCGCATTGAGattacacaaaatatgtttattcaaaataacaatataataaaaagcgCTATCGAGTactaacaactataataatgatataaatataaaaatatgtatatgtgtgtgtgtgtgtgtgtgtgcatatttatatatagatttacTTCAACACAAATCACTTTCTAAGTTGATTAATATCGTTGTGCAAGTATACCTTCAAGTCgagcataaaaataaactgctTTAAAGTTTctatataaaagtatgtacCTATCAACAACCtaccatgtatatataataccataataatgatttatatttttccttttgttcgaattataataaaaaaaaaaacataataatttagtttcacaaaaatctttataatatttttttaacaacagtACGTTTAACAAATgaagatattatatcatacataagACATAACAGTATTATGTGTAGATACGACAGTTACATTGTCAAGGTTCTTCAAATATCTTatctttgttaaattattgtatttttatttacatgctcaagatttttattacgccaaaaaaatgtaacatattattttataaaatataataataacaaaatcattatataaaattaacttctaTCTAATAGTCACGtaactatattgttttaaattttctcttTGAAAATGCATGACCGAgtaggtaattttaatttattcgatATAATCAAGTCTACATATACGTCACaagcataaatatattaattttccaaaGAACTACGTCGTACAAACGGTATCAAATTACCAGAGGCAAAATGAAATCAAATTTGATGGTTGAAGATCGGAAATAAGCTTTCACTATtcgataaaataagaaatatatttaattatattatccacACATTTATAACTCTATGAACATAATTATGgtatacataacaatttaaaacaatagcaattttttttcaaaactaaaaaacttttattttgcaaacatatataataagttaattcaaaattagttttagtCTATATgtctatgattatttatttactaattattatactattactacttttattttaaggaCGCCACACTAATCTACGTATTGGAttcttactataatttattcatagttGAAATTAGAgcaaattgatataatattatctaatttgtAGAGGAGAATATAAACTAGACCTAAATagcttttttcatatttttatttaaaaataagttaaaagtactcatatacaattaatttagtttattaagttCATATAactgttcttttttttaatatatgaaaaaaattgctcGGATCCAGTTTATATTGACATCTGAAAATTCGATAATATGTAaacttactttaatattaactttttaaaaataaaacccggTACCTACCAACAGAATTTGCTGTTGTGCGTGTGTAAATGAAAGACAACATATACGAGTGTAGCACTATTAAACCATCTTCGAATCTCACGTAACATACTATTCTCCAATTACAATGTTTTAACatggatatatttttactacgggtacacattattttttcgtgACTAATTTCCATTCGTCGTAATTTGTGCGGTAACGATTAAAAAACCACGAGAATAACAGGCTAATACGAATTGTATTCTAATAGAGACCCGAAAAACATATCCATAATTCAACTTTTTCCACggttggaaaaaatataatatatatctaccaATTTTTCCTTCaaaacttgaattttttaagCACATACacgtgtaaatatattacttattattaggtaatgagtattattaatgtattaaaattgaacaagttaaaaacaaaattagttaagtattataatttttgaaccaCTTAATAGTTTCtgaaatttagataatattaaagattttaaacgtttttaaaacgCACCAACTcaatcgtacataatataaaggtatatgttttatataataagataaatggGAAtggtataagtgtataatatattaccataaaactatggatttaaaaaattcaaaaaacgtAATAACTAAGATTTCCACAAAAATGGATGGCGCGaaagataaaacaaaatataacgcAATATAGATAACACGTATACTCCTATCGgtcttattatcatatattgttTACCTGGGACGGTGTCTGCAGGAATCACATCTGGTGTTTTCGAGTCGGCCTCCGGTTTCGGTTTGTTAAGCTCCTTCCAGACGTCCGGCACAGAGCTGATCGATTGGCCGATGGTGACGGACATGTTTTGTGCCTATATACGCGGTAGATAACAGATAACAggtatcaaaacaaaaacggcGACAAGGTCGCACTCGGAGTGCAATATACCGACGACCGGATAAACTTGACCTTACCATTTTCCGTTTGGCGCACATGAAAGCGTGACACTCCGACATGGCTAGGCCACTGACTGTGACGAAGGCGAATACATTGCTGTGAGCCGGGTCGGTAAAACAATGAGACACCCTGTGGCcggcgaaaaaaaaacaaaacgaaaTTCAACATTGTGTTTGAGATCAGAAAATACGTTTAGGAGCTGCGGGGAGAGAGGGTGGGTCGTGAATAATTTACTTCAGAcacaactaataactaatctATACAAGATGCctatctgtttttattttttaatcgtcCGTGGTTAATGAAATTCGATTTTTCAAccgtaaaaatattgtctacgACAGATTTGTCGCTCTGCTGCAGCGGTTTGCGGAAAAGCAAATAATCAGCAAACAGTGTTATTGCTATATTTTCGAAACGCGTGCAGTTTAATTGTCGTAGCATGTCGTAGCATACTAATCATCAACTATgaagtattaaagtataaatatttaaagaataaagcGCATATGATTTTGACTAAATGTgtttatatgcttataataaCTGACAAGACTCGGTTTATAGGATACACAATTATGTCCACATCGCACGATAAgcacagtatataatattatattattaacgtattaaaaattgtacgagaaattaatatattattataaattataacggtTGCGATCACCTTTCTATCGGTGTTTCCAGCACTGTCTTCTTTTCGTCACTGGTTTCTATCACTCTAATACCTTGTCCGTTTAACGTAACCGTTACGTTCTGTGGCTTTCTTTTGCTGGCTTTGGCCtggaatatataaaaacaaataaataaaaagatatacttgtatttgaaaatgattGAGGTTTGATTCAATTCGGTCTCTATGTGAACGAATAACTACAGAGCGGTTACGGGtcgtaatattttcaaagtaatTTAGCTTTGGTCAACATAGCTTGTATCAatctttatacaatattttttaaactgatttttGTACTGTTTGCAATATTCCACGTTAAAGCCTAATAACCTACCAATCGCAGTAGTCGAGAGTTTTGCATAAGAACGTAAAGTGTCACGGTCTGCTTTCGGACAAAGTCAATATTATGATGcatgcaataattatattatatacaaatataaaaccaaaaaaaaaaaaaaaaacctttatgATTGCATAAGGCTTGATGATTCCAATATGTCTAAATAAAAGCTATTAAGTGCGGATTCCATAGAGACTATGTGATTGGAACCGTTGATGACCTgagaatacttttttttaaaccgaTGGTACTAAGTATTGCAGTGCATGACGCAAATAATTTAGataggaatatatatatattactataagtaCACGGATAAATTATAAGAGATCGAAAGTCTAGTTTCGCTCCGATTGGAATGATAATTGACAAAAAGATTAtcctaaattgtattatgtgtatgtgtgtgtgtatatatatattcgataTGCGTTTCTTATCCGATTATCCGAAGAAAATACTTCATCCACAACGCGCATTAACagaaaaatagtatttgtttACATAGGACAGCCCGTAACACCAATTCGGTGGACTGCAGATTTAATTTTCACAGccgaaaaaacattttctggtTTGACTTCTACACAAACATTCGCCACATCCGTTGCGCACCGATGCTAATCAATAATCGTGCTGGTCTCTTGCGACATTCATTgctggtaataatattaggtatactcgAATAGTGCTTCGCATGCATTTCTTTGGTTCAAATTATTGACAACGATTTGAAATGGAGtttggtatttaatttactgcAATATGgcattgaacaaaatattttaattttcatgttCGCACTATATATTGTACGTTGATAAAATTGGTTAAATTATACGCGTAAATGTCGCGTCGAATGCCCTCGGATAActctaacaatataataatatgcataaatatgaaaatactaacaatattataaattataatcgagaaatattgataaaatttcgATTAAAGTCTAGTGCTTAAGACCTAATTCACAGAATGaaagtttgaattattttttgatcgatccttgtaatattgtatagccagaaaaaacaaattgaaagattatttgtaaaaatatcataagctAAAAGTAGGACACTCaaagttttcaaatattctCAACCTCAATACAAAATGCGACCCATAGCGAAatgctaaaattaatattttaccttgGAATACTTCAGAAGCAGTAAGAACTTCTGTAAATACTGTACTGCACTAGTAATCTGCagtagatttatatttatatgaaatactagacattcaaacattaaatctaaacaacaaaacatttataattttataaacactatggtattataactattatagtatacctactattgtaatactatctacataatatatcgttttattttctcaaaacaacctaaacataaatatgtttattcagTTGtgtattatgaacattttccTAGaacatcattaaaaaatgttatgtcgTTGTAAAATATGagtgtaaaaaattaacttatattcatttaaaacttgtttaataattatcatactgAATACCTACTTCAGGTCATTAAATCAGTTAGGGAGATTTTGTACAATCGACGAGTAtggcttatttttttattatctataggtatagaattattcatgttttataaatagtttacatGACAAACAAAatcgttaaattaaatatcaattttattttctcgtGTTAGTTCgacatcaattttattttgaactattaatatatctttaattattatgacgcgaattatttatagtattgtaatataacataatattattaattttataaaactaattgaagatatatatagaatacgaTTACAGTAGGTGACCAGTATCATTGATTGATCGAAATTTTCTCTTgactagttttatttaatttgatatttctttttataacaaatatactaaaaaaactatCGATAAAagaacattaacaatttaaaagaatGAGTTTTTACTCtagactaaaatattttccatgcaatgatttttttgttacgatataaaaatgaaaatgtgtattatgcctttaatttaaattcagcatttatattatattaaatgcttATCAAGTTCTATGATAAAACAACGTATTTGACATGTACTCAGTGAAAATGATTgacagtataaaatacataatatctatcgctttataaaaagaaaaaaatgaataccacATTTCCttgtcaaaatattcaatgtcagtattttttttaaatttgtccaTAGAATATTTGATAACAAATCAAAAACTGACATTTTAGAATAACTAAACTACAAATTTAGTGAAaacatagtattaaaaaaatattataagacctAATGTAcccgaaaataaaattaacgttaataggtaaattaaaatactattaaatagaataatgattatagttTATCTCTT contains the following coding sequences:
- the LOC113557304 gene encoding low density lipoprotein receptor adapter protein 1-like translates to MPLSLKSIWKGNSKHKKLSEDKSLAIGQNAEDGTAIAVEDDQTTFDVKYLGNTPVDSTAGAIAEAVKTILVMAKASKRKPQNVTVTLNGQGIRVIETSDEKKTVLETPIERVSHCFTDPAHSNVFAFVTVSGLAMSECHAFMCAKRKMAQNMSVTIGQSISSVPDVWKELNKPKPEADSKTPDVIPADTVPDDVAQEVREAKLIDLSGEPLPRQQYDTSRWVLFEDDTSSKMDVELLHQRPEGFANFSNHFKQDHQMCC